Proteins encoded in a region of the Bacillus sp. T3 genome:
- a CDS encoding D-glycerate dehydrogenase, giving the protein MKPYIFITRKLPENAILKLTEHFTVNMWDKEDVPVPREVLLAEAKKAHALLTMLSDKIDEEVIIAGESLKVIANLAVGYDNIDINTATSRGIAICNTPEVLTDTTADLTFGLLMATARRLIEAAEFVKDGKWQSWSPLLLAGHDIHHKTIGIVGMGKIGETVAKRATGFDMEILYHNRSRKPEVEQAIGAQYVSFDELVTRADFIVCLTPLTNETKNLFTAEVFKQMKSSAIFINASRGPVVDENALYDALINGTIAGAGLDVFTREPISVDHPLLKLTNVVALPHIGSSSVETRTTMMKLCVENILNVLTGENPKTLVNKQWNLQGTH; this is encoded by the coding sequence ATGAAACCTTATATTTTTATTACAAGAAAACTACCCGAAAATGCTATTTTAAAATTAACAGAACACTTTACCGTAAACATGTGGGATAAGGAAGATGTCCCTGTTCCCCGCGAAGTTTTATTAGCAGAAGCCAAAAAGGCACATGCCTTGCTAACGATGCTCTCTGATAAAATTGACGAAGAAGTAATCATTGCAGGTGAATCATTGAAGGTTATTGCAAACCTTGCAGTTGGCTACGATAATATTGACATCAATACAGCGACGAGCCGAGGAATAGCCATTTGCAATACACCTGAAGTCCTAACAGATACGACTGCCGACTTAACCTTTGGTTTATTGATGGCAACCGCACGCCGCTTAATTGAAGCAGCTGAATTTGTTAAAGATGGTAAATGGCAAAGCTGGAGTCCGTTATTACTTGCTGGCCATGACATTCATCATAAGACAATTGGGATTGTTGGAATGGGGAAAATCGGTGAAACAGTTGCCAAGCGAGCAACTGGTTTTGACATGGAGATTTTATATCATAACCGCTCACGAAAGCCAGAAGTCGAGCAAGCAATTGGTGCACAGTATGTGTCCTTTGACGAGCTTGTTACTCGCGCTGATTTTATTGTTTGCTTAACACCGCTAACGAATGAAACGAAAAACCTGTTCACAGCTGAGGTCTTTAAACAAATGAAGTCTTCTGCTATTTTTATTAATGCATCAAGAGGCCCCGTTGTTGATGAGAATGCTCTTTATGATGCTCTTATCAATGGAACAATCGCTGGTGCTGGACTGGATGTGTTTACGAGAGAGCCAATCTCAGTCGATCATCCACTGCTTAAGCTGACAAATGTTGTGGCACTCCCACATATCGGTAGCTCAAGCGTTGAAACAAGAACAACCATGATGAAATTGTGTGTAGAAAACATTCTTAATGTCTTAACAGGTGAGAATCCGAAAACATTAGTTAACAAACAATGGAATTTACAAGGTACCCATTAA
- a CDS encoding homoserine dehydrogenase has translation MKAISVGLLGLGTVGSGVVTIIENHQDKLMHQVGCPIKVKKILVNDINKPRAVEVSRELLTTNEADILDDPDIDVVIEVMGGVAKTREYLLEALRKKKHVVTANKDLMAVYGTELHTVAAENGCDLFYEASVAGGIPILRSLVDGLASDRITKMMGIVNGTTNFILTKMTKQGVAYQEVLKEAQELGYAESDPTSDVEGLDAARKMTILATLGFSMKVDLDDVKVTGITQITEDDLKYAKQLGYTMKLLGIARRDGEKVDVSVQPTLLPDTHPLASVNDEYNAVYVFGEAVGETMFYGPGAGSLPTATSVVSDVVGVVKNMRLGVNGRSAVTPQFPKNLKSSDEIFSKYFLRLHVYDEVGAFADITGIFSKHRVSFEKILQMPLKRKELAEIVLVTHHASLKDYEEILNELKDLHAVKEIKSSYRVERGERA, from the coding sequence ATGAAAGCTATCTCAGTAGGATTACTAGGTTTAGGTACGGTTGGTTCTGGTGTCGTTACGATTATCGAGAACCATCAAGATAAATTAATGCATCAAGTTGGATGTCCAATAAAGGTGAAAAAAATCCTTGTTAATGATATAAATAAGCCAAGAGCAGTGGAAGTATCCAGAGAATTATTAACCACCAATGAAGCCGATATTTTAGATGATCCAGATATTGACGTTGTGATTGAAGTCATGGGCGGGGTCGCAAAAACAAGAGAATATCTCCTTGAAGCTCTTAGGAAAAAGAAACATGTTGTAACAGCTAATAAAGATTTGATGGCTGTTTACGGTACAGAGTTACATACAGTTGCGGCTGAAAATGGCTGTGATTTATTTTATGAAGCAAGTGTTGCCGGCGGAATTCCAATTCTTCGTAGCTTAGTAGATGGACTTGCTTCAGATCGGATTACCAAAATGATGGGAATCGTCAATGGAACGACAAACTTCATTTTAACCAAAATGACTAAGCAAGGTGTTGCCTATCAAGAAGTATTAAAGGAAGCACAGGAACTAGGATATGCTGAGTCCGATCCGACTTCAGATGTAGAAGGCTTAGACGCTGCCCGCAAAATGACGATTTTAGCTACATTAGGCTTTTCGATGAAAGTAGATCTTGATGATGTAAAAGTCACCGGAATTACGCAAATTACAGAGGATGACTTAAAATATGCTAAGCAGCTAGGCTATACGATGAAGTTACTTGGGATCGCTCGTCGTGATGGTGAAAAGGTAGATGTTAGCGTTCAGCCAACATTATTACCTGATACACACCCGCTTGCATCTGTAAATGACGAGTACAACGCCGTCTATGTTTTTGGGGAAGCTGTTGGGGAAACGATGTTCTACGGACCTGGTGCAGGTAGCTTGCCAACTGCCACTTCAGTCGTGTCTGACGTTGTGGGTGTCGTCAAAAATATGCGTCTCGGTGTTAATGGCCGAAGTGCAGTTACACCGCAATTTCCAAAGAATTTAAAAAGCTCAGACGAAATATTTTCAAAATATTTCTTGCGTTTGCACGTATATGATGAAGTTGGCGCATTTGCTGACATTACTGGAATTTTTTCAAAACATCGAGTTAGCTTTGAGAAGATTCTTCAAATGCCGTTAAAGCGTAAAGAGCTTGCGGAAATTGTTCTTGTAACACACCATGCAAGTTTAAAAGACTATGAGGAAATCCTAAATGAATTAAAAGATTTACACGCTGTGAAGGAAATCAAAAGTTCATATCGTGTGGAAAGAGGCGAAAGAGCATGA